One Pagrus major chromosome 11, Pma_NU_1.0 genomic region harbors:
- the LOC141004576 gene encoding tetraspanin-33: MRGYRTIKYTLFIFCYFFWVVSAVLTAVGIYAKIAKEKDVVDTLTLDPALLLIIVGSVMFLITFLGCFGALRNVTCLLKTFLGILTAVLLLQIAAGVVGYLFTDMVMERTEKLMTKAVVLYREDQDLENAIDFIQKKFQCCGVESYQDWSHNVYFKCSDTNPSLEACGVPFSCCVQLQNQTVLNTMCGYGMQQLEERSARQDVFTIGCLEKIVSWAKHNLLLVAGLTGGLLLLEVCMISLAAAQISRINKVQRQKRENSHRGSSERKDSYWYPAFADFDDE, from the exons atgagaggataCCGAACCATCAAGTACACTTTATTCATCTTCTGCTACTTCTTCTGG GTTGTGAGCGCCGTCCTCACAGCTGTGGGGATCTATGCCAAGATCGCCAAAGAGAAAG atgtggtCGACACCCTGACGTTGGATCCAGCTCTGCTGTTGATCATCGTCGGCTCCGTGATGTTTCTCATCACGTTCCTCGGCTGTTTCGGGGCGCTGCGTAACGTCACCTGCCTGCTGAAGACG TTTCTGGGGATCCTGACGGccgtcctcctgctgcagaTCGCTGCTGGAGTCGTGGGATATCTCTTCACCGACATG GTGATGGAGAGGACGGAGAAGCTGATGACGAAGGCCGTTGTCCTCTACAGGGAGGACCAGGACCTGGAGAACGCCATCGACTTCATCcagaagaag ttTCAGTGCTGTGGAGTGGAGAGCTATCAGGACTGGTCCCACAACGTCTACTTCAAGTGTTCGGACACCAACCCCAGTCTGGAGGCCTGTGGAGTTCCCTTCTCCTGCTGTGTTCAACTACAGAACCAG ACGGTGCTGAACACCATGTGTGGTTACGGgatgcagcagctggaggagcgCTCGGCCCGTCAGGACGTCTTCACCATCGGCTGCCTGGAGAAAATCGTCTCGTGGGCCAAACACAACCTGCTGCTGGTCGCCGGTCTGACCGGcggcctgctgctgctcgag GTCTGTATGATCAGTCTGGCTGCTGCTCAGATCTCCAGGATCAACAAAGTCCAAcgacaaaagagagaaaactctCACAGAGGCAGTTCAGAAAGAAAGGACAGCTACTGGTATCCTGCTTTTGCGGATTTTGATGACGAATAA
- the c11h19orf25 gene encoding UPF0449 protein C19orf25 homolog, translated as MNIGSKNKKRIVLPSRPEPPSVEQILEDISRAAPDDPVFSILEQTGPDPRPAEGDVDSRFQQCRRYLELNERLQEARARLLQQREELRAAGEQLEKDVAEVKGQTL; from the exons ATGAACATCGGGTCCAAAAACAAGAAGCGGATTGTTCTGCCGAGCCGCCCCGAACCTCCCAGTGTGGAGCAGATCCTGGAGGACATCAGCAGAGCCGCTCCAGACGACCCGGTCTTCAGCATCCTGGAGCAGACTGGACCAG ACCCGCGGCCTGCAGAGGGCGACGTGGACTCGCGGTTCCAGCAGTGCCGGCGGTACCTGGAGCTGAACGAGCGGCTGCAGGAGGCTCGAGCTcggctgctgcagcagagggaggagctTCGAGCGGcgggagagcagctggagaaagaCGTGgcggaggtcaaaggtcaaacactCTGA
- the reep6 gene encoding receptor expression-enhancing protein 6: protein MGLLDIFSSIRDRVDKFLNEKNVVTDFLGKMEEKTGIRKKIIAVGAVSLTGLYLVYGYGASLVCNLIGFVYPAYYSVKAIESASKEDDTKWLTYWVVYGVFSLGEFFSDIFLYWFPFYYAFKCLFLLWCMAPISWNGSQIIYDKVVRPIFLRHEAMVDNMVSNLGGKAMDAAENLTREVLTTLMKNKVLVTPGPSGSQSEPKSLPSSSGETSAAKVAPSEPSEDRPSFR, encoded by the exons ATGGGCCTGCTGGACATCTTCTCGTCCATCAGAGACCGAGTCGACAAGTTCCTGAATGAGAAGAATGTGGTGACGGACTTTCTggggaagatggaggagaagacgGGCATCAGGAAGAAGATCATTGCAGTGG GTGCCGTCTCACTGACTGGACTCTACCTGGTGTATGGATATGGTGCCTCCCTCGTCTGCAACCTGATCGGTTTCGTCTATCCAGCCTATTACTC AGTCAAAGCCATTGAAAGTGCGAGCAAAGAAGACGACACAAAATGGCTGACGTACTGGGTGGTGTACGGTGTCTTCAGTCTGGGCGAGTTCTTCTCAGATATTTTCCTCTACTGGTTCCCGTTCTACTACGCTTTTAAG TGTCTCTTCCTGTTGTGGTGCATGGCTCCAATATCGTGGAACGGCTCCCAGATCATCTACGACAAAGTAGTCCGGCCCATCTTCCTCCGACACGAGGCCATGGTGGACAACATGGTGAGCAACCTCGGCGGGAAGGCCATGGACGCTGCCGAGAACCTCACCAGAGAAG tCCTGACCACTCTGATGAAGAATAAAGTTCTGGTGACTCCGGGACCGTCGGGCTCTCAGTCTGAACCTAAAAGTTTACCGAGTTCATCGGGAGAAACGTCAGCAGCTAAAGTAGCTCCGTCAGAGCCGAGCGAAGATCGACCA TCCTTCAGAtag